The sequence below is a genomic window from Cicer arietinum cultivar CDC Frontier isolate Library 1 chromosome 6, Cicar.CDCFrontier_v2.0, whole genome shotgun sequence.
GAAAAAACTGTATCATCGTTCCCAAGAAGCTAATCGGGGATAATATCGTCCCACGATTACAGACTCGAGAGATAAACGAAAGGCAATGGGAACTAAACCTTATCGCTATCGTTGTGGGGACCCTGGACATCTTGCTGATAAGTGTACCGAAAAGAGTAATCTATGCTAAAATTTTCAGAAACCAGGACACCTTGCTAAAGATTGTAGGGCATCTAAGTCTGGTGCTTTAGTGGATGCAACTAAAGTCACACGTCCAACCGCTCAAGGGCGAGTTTACCGAATGAATGGTCGAGGGGTCTCTTGTCCGAACGAATCCTTTCAAGGGGAGTGCGAAATCTCATGTAACATTCTAACCGTTCTTTTTTACTCTGGTGCAACACATTCATTCATTTTAATGGATTGTGTGAACCTATTGAAGTTGTATGCCATAAccttattgtttgatttgtctGTTACTACTGCTGCTGATAAGACTTTAACTACAAATACAACTTGTATGTATTGTTTTGTAGTTGTGTTAGGTAGGAAGTTTATTGTGAATCTCATTTGCCTGCCTCTTAAGAACCTTGATGTTATCATCGGTATGGATGGGTTGtcatacaattttattttgttagatTGTGGTCGTAAGACTGTAATTTTCCGACCCAGAGCTTTCTGAATTTTTGGCCACACATGAAGTCAGGATCGCTCTTAAGGAGGGAGATAGGGAGATTTTATCCTTAGCTAATGTGGAAGTCACACACAATGCTAAGATATAGGATATGCTAGTAGTTAAAGATTTCCAAGATGTGTTTCCGACGGATGTACCTAGACTACCCCCAATGCGAGAGACTGAGTTTTCTATCGAATTACACCCAGGCATTGTACCCATCTCAATTGTACCCTATCGAATGTCGCCCTCTAAGTTGGCCGAACTTAAGGAGCAACTTGAAGAATTAATGTCGAAACTATTTATTCGACCAAGTGTTTCACCGTGGGGAGCCCCTATCTTGGTAAAGAAGAAGGATGGACGTTCACGACTTTGTGTAGATTACCGGCAACTCAACAAAGCCACTATAAAGAATCGATACCCATTGTCGCGCATCGATGACCTTATGGATGAACTCCAAGGGGCTATGGTATTCTCCAAGATAGATTTGAAATCTGGGTGTAATCAAATTCGAGTTAAGGTGGAAGACATTCCCAAGACGCATTTAGAACTTGTTACGGACATTATGAGTATCTTGTAATGCCATTCAGAGTGACTAATGCACCTGCAATATTTATGGACTATATGAATCGTATCTTCCACCTGTTTTTGGACAAGTTTGTAATGGTATTTATAGACGACATTCTCATTTATTCGAGAAGTCAAGGGGAACACGAGGAGCACTTACATCAAGTTTTATCGGTGTTGCGTGAAAGACAATTGTATGCCAACCtattaaaatgataaagatctcaagagcatgaagatgattcatattttaataaattaggataaactttatatagtttaatttggtttgtattaattcttagtttgctttgatttggaattgtaatagttttattattgatttagtttttgttatgtgtaagtgaagatactttacttacttacattaagtttattttagaaaaaaaaagatgtaagacttatatgggcctagagaatggtgtcacttatgactcatttaggtttagagatagacttagtataaataagcatttgtaatCTCATGGAAGGGCATATTTTGGAATATtgtttttgtgaggctttgctctctagaatTCTTGAAAtaattcatcttgaacttatcaaaGTTGTTAACCCTTGTGGCGTTCTTCGTGGTTTATCAATCCTTAGATTGAGGCAccattttgttctttgtttcgTTGTTCAATAATAAtcttgagtttcctttacatcaaactcTGATACTCCAATTCTATCAATTTTCATGTTCAGTAGTCTGCGTTCATAACTCGAGTTTTATATACTGGTTTGcggtgattcaaaagcctaattcgcgtttcagaacgtcatctttcacctcgttttGGAATCGCCCGATTCGCAGTGTCGTTTATCGCAGTCTCCAGTTAtacgcgattttcactcaaatttgtaagtttccgacctagaacgatcctTAAAGTAAACCATGGCAATTAGGATCATATCataaagtgtgaattttggttagAGGAAGTCAATTTTTTGGGGCATGTGATCTCGAATGAGGGAATTGCGGTCGACCCAGCCAAGTTAAGAGCATTTGTGGACTGGAAACGGCCAGAGACTGTTACAGACATTAGAAGTTTTGTTGGATTAGTCGGTTATTATCAGAGATTTATTGAAgattttgctaagattgtatcCCCATTAACCCAACTTACAAGAAAGGACCAACCGTTTGCAATGACAGAGGAATGCGAGGCGAGTTTTAGACTATTAAAGGAACGTTTGACGACCTCACTGATGCTAGTTTTTCCACAACCAGATGAACCGTATGAAGCTTATTGCGATGCCTCTCATCAAGGATTGGGAAGTGTCCTCATGCAGAATAAGAAGGCAGTAGCCTATGCGTCACGACAACTGAAAACACATGAAATGAATTATCCCACATACTTTAGAACTAGCTGCGATAGTGTTATCCCTAAAAATTTGGAGACACCACTTGTATggaggtacatttacaatttttagTGACCACAAAAGTTTGAAATACTTGTTTGATCAAAAAGAGCTCAATATGAGGCAAATAAGGTGGATGGAGACCCTAAAGAATTACGAGTTTAGTTTGCAATATAACCCGGGAAAAGCCAATGTAGTAGCGGATGCCTTAAGTAGACAAAATGTCCTTGTATCCTCTTTAATGGTAAAGGAACAAGAATTACTAGAGAAATTTCGTGATCTGAACTTGGATGTGGAGTTTTCACCAGGACAATTAAAGCTTAAAATGATCACCATCTCTAATGGACTAATTGAGGACAttcaaaaaatcaatttgacgATGAACTACTTCAGAAGATGAGGCAATTAATGGTGCAAGGGAAGACATCGGAATTCAAAGTTAGACCAGACAATATTTTACGTTGCAACGGACGCATTTGCGTTCCGACAGTGGACAAGATAAAAGAGTTTATTCTAGATGAGGCACACAAGAGTAAATTGAGTTTTCATCCAGGAATGACCAAGATGTACCAAGATTTGAAGCGAAACTATGGGTGGTCTGGAATGAAGAAACAAGTGACCGAGTTTGTGGTAGCTTGTCTGACATGTCAGAAAGCTAAGGTAAAACATCAGAGACCCGCATGAATGTTGCAGTCCTTAGACGTGCCTAAATTGAAATGGGACAGTAAGACGATCAACTAACTAAGTCAGCCCATTTTCTACTCGTAAGGACCACCAATAATGTGACTAAGTTGACAGAGATTTACATAGCAGAGATTGTGAGACTTCATGAAGTGCCTTCTAGTATCGTCTCAGATCGAGATCCAAAGTTTACCTCTCACTTTTGGGAAGCTTTACATAAAGCATTGGGGACAAAGTTGAGCCTAAGCTCTGCTTATCACCCGCAGACTGACGGACAAACAGAGTGAACCAATCAAACCTTAGAAGATATTTTAAGAGCTTGTGTCTTGGATGATCGCAGAAGTTGGAATGAATGTTTATCGCTAGTTGAATTCACCTACAATTATAGTTTTCATGCAAGTATTGGGATGACGCCATACGAATCCCTTTACGGACGAAAATGCCAGACACCATTGTGTTGGTACCATGATGGTGAAAGTACCATAGTAGGGCCAGAAATGGTGCAACAAACCACAAAGAAGATCAGAAAAATAAGAGAGAGGATGATAACTTCccaaaatcgccagaaaagttaTGCTAATGAACGTCGTAGAACCTTGGAATTCGAAGAAGGTGAGCATGTTTTCTTATGTGTTACACCCACTACTGGGATTGCTAGAGCCATCAAGTCAAAAAAGCTTACGCCAAAGTTCATTGGACCTTATCAAATCCTCAGGCGAATCGGACTTGTAGCTTACAAGGTTGCGCTACCACCGCTTCTTTCCAACATTCATGATGTGTTCCATGTCTCGCAGTTGCGGAAGTTCGTCTATGATCCATCACATGTCATTGAACCAGATGTAGTGCAGTTAAAAGATGATTTATCTTTTGAAGTACCCCCAATAAGAATTAAAGACAAAAAGATCAAGACGCTTCGCAACAAGGAAATTCCCTTGGTGAGGGTAATTTGGAATCAAGCCACTGGAGATGCCACTTGGGAATGCGAAGACAAGATTAAGGAGCAGTACCCGAAGCTTTTCCCTGATGCCAGTTTCGAGGGCGAAACTATTTTAGGTGGATAGAATGTAAGATCTGCATTTTTCCCATTATTAATAGTTAATGAGATGcattttcttcatttaattttattatgtaattactagattttatattaattttaattattatttttggagtgcatatattgttatttaatttgactCTATATGTCGctaattttggttaaaaataaaataaataagaaaataaactgAATAATGTCttcttataaattaattaaaataatactaataaatttaGGATAGTGGTGGTCAGCTTTAGGGACTTTATTTTTGTTAGACTTTAGTTCATACCATTTATTACCCTTCTATTCTGGTGTGACATTTTTGAATCATAAAACTTgagaatttttaattaattatcgattggttagttaaatttttctgtgattatgtattttatttgcgcgagaattaaaatattttcattaaaaaaaaatgaaatcttATTTAACTTAGTATTTCGAGATGATGTCCCAAAAAGTGGGATGTTACAACCATGTttggaatgaagatacaattcaaaattaaacaaggaaTAAATTAGTGTATTAGATCCTTTTGAGGAAATGGACTAGATGTAGTCAAGTTAGTGGTTAACTAGGAAAAATTACTTATGTCCTTTCTAACACtacttagttttgttattgcttgaactccaagtaaatcatcaagtctgaacttgtttaatcaaataatgaaaaagttatcaacttagtcaaacacaattgaATCCATTCTTCTTGTGTTTGCACCTACGacgacattcttattattcagatttatgTTGTTGccattatttttggatcaactAATGATACTCTTTGccataaaaattctaaatttatgcaacttgaatttcaaatgagtatgatggagTTCTTCTTATggatacaaattcagcaaattcaaaaaggtatatacattcatcaaactaaacaTACAAAAGAGTTTCTAAAGAAGTTTAAGACGAGTGAATGCGAACCTATGCCTACACCAATACATCATACGTGTTcacatgaaaaaaatgaatcatACCAAAAAATTGACCAGAAAACCTATAGGGAATGACATGATTCTAACTTTATCTTACTACTTCTAGACCTAACATCATGTTGAGTGTATGTATATGTGCagtgcaagatttcaagctgaCCCTAGGGAATCAAATTTAACTGTTGCTAAGAGAATACTTAGATACCTAAGAGGCACAATAAACACGACATTGTTCTACCAAAAATCTTCTAAGTACAAACTAAGTGGGTATTGTGATTCTGATTATGCTAGatataaacttgagagaaaaagcATAAGTGGAAATTGCACATTTCAAGGTGACTACTTAATCTTTTGGTTATgtaagagacaaaacacaattgccatgtcaacaacaaaatatcagTACATTTCAACAACTGGTTGTAGTTCTCAACTACATTtgatgaaacatcaactagaagactacaaaatcctagaaaTCAACATTCTCATTTATTGTGACAACACTTCTGCCATTTGCCTAACCAAAAGCCCTATACTTTATTTTAGAGTTAAACACATAGAAATTAAACACCATTTCATTaaggactttgttcaaaaatgtGTGGTTTGATTTCAATAGgatgacatattcaccaaaccactagctAAATATTGGTTTGatttcatcaagaaaaacctaaactTTATTCTTTTACCTAACTGACGTTGTGCAAAACATAGAGTAGTTTAGTTTCATACTTCgcataaatttttagttttatgtttatgttattttcattcgatttaaaaaaagggaaaattataaataaataaataaataaaaaaggcaagtttcactttcaagtttttttgtttgatgacaAAGGGAGGGAGAAAGATGTttgataatgtaaaaaaaaaaatatttagaaaaattacTTATACGTAGGGGGAGCCTAAAGTAAggaaatccaaagtatttaaaagaaaagttgttataaaaaataaagttttgtcatcataaaaaaggggggagattgttggaaacAAGTTGGTTtgatacttagagttttgatgttaataaaagtattttatgagaacaatatatttgacttcacataatttcaaagaagattcatgtttttgaagaaaatataaaataagacttgattcagatttatgattgaagaaaatgtttgaccaagttgaaagaagatatggtcaagatttaaaGAATATATGATCAACATCTTACCAACAATAAtacatgaattatttacaagaaaatttgatcaagatttattataaaaatatatgaattgtttacaagaagatttgatcaaaatttatctacaagTTCATATGAATTGTTTACatgaagatatgatcaagaattgtttacaagaagatacgtttattatttgaaaagaaATGATTCTGATTTTGACAAAGGATAAAATTCAGAATTGGACTTAGTCATATTCCTACTtttgaaagttcaagaaccggTTCAACACTATGTCTCGAGTAGATCAAAACAAACAATAGGAAAAAAGTTTCATCTAAATAATTTGCAAAaacaatatgaacaaaatagcaacaatatcaatataaagaatttacaaactcaatcttaacaaaatacaaacaatatcAACATGAAATCTAAACTAAAtgtgaacataatcaatctagaagaactctAAGATtgtattcaaaaataaaacatctgctaaagaacatattataaaaaagcATTTAGttcagaattatttttgaataagatcattattGACAAAGTTGGGAATGAAGattcaattcaaaattaaacaaggactaaattgaagccctaattttatctataaatagatactcaaggccgAAGAAGAATATCGTCGAAAAATCAGAAAatagtagaagaactcaagctcaaatgTTCCAagttcatcttagagttcaaagagaaaaacacttgttcgaataagaaatattttctaagtgtttttcttgtagtgtgatagtcattgttataatcagctagttagaagcaactactcaagctCTAAATCTTTGTATTCAAACTCAATAGTGGTATaagtgtgccttcaacaatatgGGATTCTCATATTGTGTGAAGAAGACTTGGCAGGTAAAGTTATGGtgtgtgtgttcctcaaaagtctgagGTTGTCAGACTGTTTGAGAAAACTGACTTGGAgagtcaggtgctttgtaattcaagttgttgaattagtggattaaatccttttgagtgaagaactggatgtagccaagttagtggtgaactatgataaattacttgtgtcactttatatTTCCCCTCCTTACttttgttattgcttctactccaagtaaatcatcaagtttgaaccagtttaatcaaataatgaaaaaattatcaacttagtcaaacacaattcaacccccttctcgtgtttgcatcTTCACTAATAAAGAATGATAGTTCGAACTGGTTTTGTTTTCAAGGAGTTTAACGTTTAATACTTTTTGATGCAATAGGATTTGGGGTGACGAGAAAATAATGGTTTTTGAGAATGAGAAACGCTAGAGAGAAATGAGGTTTGAATAAGCAAGGTAAAGAAGGAAATCAAAGTTTAGGTTTTAACGATAGATAGCCTaagaacaattttcaaaaagaaCACAGACGATAAGATCAAAGATAGGACAATCCAAAGTAGACCTGAGTTTGAATGGACAATTACCTTTGTGAGAAGAGGTcaatgtgattttaattttacttaataTCTTCTACCTCTTtcacattccaaaattaatttatcatttcttCCTCTTTTTCCGGTAGCTATCTTAGATCTAATGGTGATAATTATTATTCCAATTTGTCTGCAGACGTTTTATCTATGCGAATACAACTTATTGAGAGGAAAAtatcttcaaaatatatttaagataaaacATCAACATATGTGTATACATTAAACactaataatatcaattattattagatTGTCTTATCAATCGTGAATTTATTAGTAGAATCTACAATCAGCGTAACAGAGACTTTACCATCAACACCACTCATACTTGattcaatttgaaaataaaatattggttaaaaatataacaaatttaattaatatttatattgtaaataaaatattttttaaaaaaatgtaattattttaaaaaaaaaatacattttgaagTAATCAGTATAACCCaatttttcgaaactttcatctTCCATCTTGAATAAAAACCCATTTCTCTTGATTAAATTGTAAGATTATTAGGTCTCTAACTCCCTCCCCTTACCCCAACGGAAATAAGGCATACAAAAGTAGAAATCTATTAACATTCGTCATAATTATCAAAGCTAGTcctaattattaatattcaaattaaaatacaaaaaatccAACCCACACGACAACACAACAAATAAACTAAATAATGTATAACCTTTCCTCAAGTTCATCTTCAACAATGTTCTCATCAGCAAGCACGTCATCTACCTACACATACCTTGCGAAGCAGCCACATGGGAAATAATAAAAGTGAGTCATCATACTAGAAAGTATAAAATGAGCGGAGTATAACAATTCAAATGCATTTATTTATCAACATTAATTACATAGCATaagtacatataaaatataacgaACATTGAATGATCGTCGATCCATATATGATAATACAACATGTAATCAAATCACCAATTACTTCATGTAGGATCGACAAACTCCGGGTTGAAACATGTAGATAAGTTGTCTCCTTCCGCTACGAATGGAAGTGTCAAATCATGATTTTTGAATGCATGTTTTCTTATGTTAGTTATGGATGTCAAACCTAGGACTAGGACTTAACATATTTGTGTGTAGCTTTGTTGATCACAATATCAACAAAGTTTGTAAATTAGGTAATTGATTGAGAAAAACTTTTTTAATCAtgcatattaatatattaatagttgtgttaaaattgattataattcATCGAAGCATGttgaaatcaattttaaaatagtttttgttttCATAAAGTCATGAACTGACTCACCTTTTCCATTAACCCATATAATGAAGTTTGAAGTGCATGACAAATTCATCGGTGTATGAATCAATTCTTATAAATCCTCTAACACGAGGATGAAACGATTTATCAAGTCATAATTAGATTTAAGATagctcaattttaaaatttggtgttaaaataaACACATGAATCGATTCATGTTTAAGGGTAAATTTATTCACACAATCAAGAAATAAGTTTTCAATGTATTAAGATGTGTTTTCTCGTTGAACTATCTCCTATATATCAATAATCTTAGAAAATTCCATATCTTCATCTCTTTCAATTCTCAAGTAATATATAGATTACAAAAGTTTTATGATTCACTTTCTTGGTGATTGAAAATTTGTGAGGTATCAAATTCAAAACCAAACAAGGGGAAAAGTTGGTTCTTCTCCAACCTAAATTGAAGTATCTTTAGTTTTGTTCTTCAATGTTTTGGTTGTAAGTAATTCTAGAAGGAGTGTGGTTTTTGGTTGTAAATGCGTTCACAAGGATCTTGTAATTATTTGACCTATTCATAAAGgaaaaaaatcttatataagTTGTATGGGAACTGTGTGTACACTATAAGGGAGGGCAAAAGGAATTAATATAAATTGCACTGTCTTTGCAGGTTTGTGTGTTTGTATGTTTATAAATtgtgtttgaattttattatttttcatggtGATAAAATTATGTGTTGTGCAATTTGAATAATTGAAAACATAAATTTAGTTGTTCAAGTTTTATGTTGTATGTGGCATTATGAATTGAGTTTCAATCAAAGATCAAACAATTaacacaatttttatattattaattcgCTGCACATTTCAATTCAAACGGAAAACATTTCGCTATTTTAtgcaaagaaaatatttttcgcAAAAAATTGACTCTATTCAATCCCTTTCTAAAGACTTACAACCATAATTGTATAATAAGTGATATTAGTagtctgatttttttttttttgtaagtataATCGACTTTAAAGGATCAAGATGCCTTCAAATGTGATTCTTAAACCTAAGAGAGTCTATAATAGAGCACCCACCTTTAAGGGTGAAGGTTATTCGTGTTGAAAAGTGTGAGAACAGAACCATTGTGGGTTGAAGAACAATGACCctaaattattttgatgataataaaaattcattttgtgggaacaatttatagcactaataatttcaattaaatgtGCAGTTCCCTTGTCATGAACCTCAAAAACCTTATGTTGCATCCTCTAATTTTTGGATAAGTTAAACATAAAGAGCAAGGCAATGCTCTGGACAATCTATTATGTTAGGAATGACTCTGATAAATGCGCTCTCAACGCACCTCTACTGAATCTATTAATAGAAGCTCGCTTTTATAATTTTACGTCTGATGACCTTGATATACACTCTGATAAAGCCATTATTATAATAAAGTCAACATTCatacatcatttgttcattatAGTAGACCTATCCTCTAACTAAAGAAGGGCATGACATTCTCTAATAGTGTCATCATCTGGTCTTTCTTCCATTTCTATCAATATACactaaatcaattataaaaatggatttggataagattttaatattaattcaagGTATTTAAAGATTTGATACGAGcgattattttaaatgatgatTTGATGCAATCACAACAACGGTTTGAAAC
It includes:
- the LOC101510892 gene encoding uncharacterized protein, with the protein product MGTKPYRYRCGDPGHLADKLDATKVTRPTAQGRVYRMNGRGVSCPNESFQGECEISCNILTVLFYSGATHSFILMDCVNLLKLYAITLLFDLSVTTAADKTLTTNTTCMYCFVVVLGRKFIVNLICLPLKNLDVIIGMDGLSYNFILLDCGRKTVIFRPRAF